One segment of Ipomoea triloba cultivar NCNSP0323 chromosome 12, ASM357664v1 DNA contains the following:
- the LOC115999823 gene encoding probable prolyl 4-hydroxylase 12 isoform X1, giving the protein MARLLSVLILATLASNFDELFAESRKELRIKQVIQDRNVDRVEKSNAVDPSRVIQLSWRPRAFLYKNFLTEEECDHLMALVHAKNSYSAGSSGAEKLASNLDFYLDTDDEIVARVEERISAWTFLPKVNSMPLKVTHFGVEDTKQKYNYFNKNSTELQIAPLVATVILYLSNVSAGGQIIFPESGSNIWSSSNCMTSSHTIRPTKGNALLFFAVNLNATPDHSSSHARCAVLEGDMWSATKFLYLKAINREKDAITSPDCMDEDDNCPRWAASGECQRNPVFMVGSPDYYGTCRKSCNVC; this is encoded by the exons ATGGCGCGCCTTCTCTCGGTTCTGATTCTCGCGACTCTCGCGAGCAACTTTGATGAGCTTTTTGCCGAAAG TCGAAAGGAATTAAGGATCAAGCAGGTTATCCAAGACCGAAATGTGGATCGAGTTGAGAAGTCTAATGCAGTCGATCCCTCACGAGTTATTCAGCTCTCATGGCGTCCAAG GGcctttttatacaaaaatttcCTAACAGAGGAAGAATGTGATCACTTAATGGCTTTG GTGCATGCCAAGAACAGTTACTCTGCTGGAAGTAGTGGTGCGGAGAAGCTGGCATCTaatttggatttttatttaGATACAGAT GATGAAATTGTAGCTAGGGTTGAAGAAAGAATTTCAGCTTGGACCTTTTTGCCCAAAG TGAACAGCATGCCCTTAAAGGTTACGCATTTTGGAGTTGAAGATACTAAgcaaaagtataattattttaacaagAATTCCACAGAACTGCAAATTGCACCCTTAGTGGCAACAGTGATTTTATACCTTTCCAATGTCTCTGCTGGTGGGCAGATCATTTTTCCCGAGTCAGGG AGCAATATCTGGTCCTCATCCAATTGCATGACGAGTAGTCACACCATCAGACCTACTAAAGGAAATGCACTTCTATTTTTTGCTGTCAATCTTAATGCAACTCCTGACCACAGTAGCTCCCATGCCAGATGTGCTGTCCTCGAGGGTGATATGTGGTCTGCCACAAAATTCTTGTATCTCAAAGCAATCAATCGAGAAAAGGATGCAATAACCTCCCCTGATTGCATGGATGAAGATGACAACTGTCCTCGTTGGGCTGCCAGTGGGGAGTGTCAAAGGAATCCGGTTTTCATGGTTGGTTCCCCCGATTACTACGGTACATGTAGGAAAAGTTGTAATGTATGCTAA
- the LOC115999823 gene encoding probable prolyl 4-hydroxylase 12 isoform X2 yields the protein MASKVRAFLYKNFLTEEECDHLMALVHAKNSYSAGSSGAEKLASNLDFYLDTDDEIVARVEERISAWTFLPKVNSMPLKVTHFGVEDTKQKYNYFNKNSTELQIAPLVATVILYLSNVSAGGQIIFPESGSNIWSSSNCMTSSHTIRPTKGNALLFFAVNLNATPDHSSSHARCAVLEGDMWSATKFLYLKAINREKDAITSPDCMDEDDNCPRWAASGECQRNPVFMVGSPDYYGTCRKSCNVC from the exons ATGGCGTCCAAGGTCAG GGcctttttatacaaaaatttcCTAACAGAGGAAGAATGTGATCACTTAATGGCTTTG GTGCATGCCAAGAACAGTTACTCTGCTGGAAGTAGTGGTGCGGAGAAGCTGGCATCTaatttggatttttatttaGATACAGAT GATGAAATTGTAGCTAGGGTTGAAGAAAGAATTTCAGCTTGGACCTTTTTGCCCAAAG TGAACAGCATGCCCTTAAAGGTTACGCATTTTGGAGTTGAAGATACTAAgcaaaagtataattattttaacaagAATTCCACAGAACTGCAAATTGCACCCTTAGTGGCAACAGTGATTTTATACCTTTCCAATGTCTCTGCTGGTGGGCAGATCATTTTTCCCGAGTCAGGG AGCAATATCTGGTCCTCATCCAATTGCATGACGAGTAGTCACACCATCAGACCTACTAAAGGAAATGCACTTCTATTTTTTGCTGTCAATCTTAATGCAACTCCTGACCACAGTAGCTCCCATGCCAGATGTGCTGTCCTCGAGGGTGATATGTGGTCTGCCACAAAATTCTTGTATCTCAAAGCAATCAATCGAGAAAAGGATGCAATAACCTCCCCTGATTGCATGGATGAAGATGACAACTGTCCTCGTTGGGCTGCCAGTGGGGAGTGTCAAAGGAATCCGGTTTTCATGGTTGGTTCCCCCGATTACTACGGTACATGTAGGAAAAGTTGTAATGTATGCTAA
- the LOC115999728 gene encoding uncharacterized protein LOC115999728, producing the protein MSVAKFGTLGTPDATRSDEGNNSLDTFIRQAIGKEPLLSFSRTGDSPVQLIQLLHALDQPDLPGWPLLTPLKVQMQKCVKCFREFCSPVNYRRHMRLHRRSLNFDKESRKYRGLLGAFWDKLTLEEVKKVASLNDVSLKEIPGTSLVNGLSMSICKAMVWTLPSVYVKAGSALLEIIQAKPCRLPLSSLELFSILDDASERTFLCAGTAEAVQKYVFDGEVAKVGLDLKNLIACTCFLFEQKLVKAWLVDKDAEALRCQKLLVEEEEAAQRRKAELLEIKRQKKLRQKEQKARDQTNEEKVDIVVMADSLDDPLMAGVSSPPASSDSNSSSNLDVSVDDSCLEMVHLNKDQDVEAQKLFNENFEMAVQNVEPQLVLAKSQEQLANSQWQVQKPQRPGRNGFYGSQNHQDLKVEPVQKHGPPSVRGPVIDGKIWTRKVRPENNESLRQVSQKTEISQNQSDCEVMIGLISVPVKNCTQHQHGNNLEEAQDDSGNKQDSEPKKHNIPENQNKNVHSKYTTNRPANKHWRPVSRHDGGRQDQEDGVLVKVDDQTLSSEKFQQSHSMVNGNNKNHSCLPPEGNTHSEGLPLCSSVAKAFLAQRWKEAISADHVKLVLSPAPEAQCDTLEATSPSVRFSGT; encoded by the exons ATGTCAGTTGCAAAATTCGGCACTCTTGGTACTCCAGATGCAACAAGATCAGATGAGGGGAATAATTCACTTGACACTTTCATCAGACAAGCTATAGGGAAGGAGCCTCTCCTTTCTTTCTCAAGAACAGGTGACAGCCCAGTACAGTTGATTCAGTTACTTCATGCCTTAGATCAGCCAG ATCTTCCAGGCTGGCCTTTGTTGACACCTTTGAAAGTTCAGATGCAAAAGTGTGTGAAATGTTTCCGGGAGTTTTGTTCACCTGTAAACTATCGCAGACATATGCGCTTGCATCGCCGatctttaaattttgataag GAGTCACGCAAGTATAGAGGTTTATTGGGTGCATTTTGGGACAAG CTTACATTGGAGGAGGTTAAGAAAGTTGCATCATTGAATGATGTCTCACTAAAG GAAATTCCTGGGACTTCACTTGTCAATGGACTGTCAATGTCCATCTGCAAAGCAATGGTTTGGACTCTTCCATCAGTTTATGTGAAAGCAGGCTCTGCATTATTG GAAATCATCCAAGCTAAACCTTGCAGGCTTCCACTCTCATCCCTTGAACTATTTAGCATCCTTGATGATGCTAGCGAGAGAACATTTTTATGTGCTGGCACAGCAGAAGCGGTGCAAAAATATGTTTTTGATGGTGAAGTTGCAAAAGTTGGCCTTGATCTGAAGAATTTAATTGCATGCACTTGCTTCCTTTTTGAGCAGAAACTG GTGAAAGCATGGCTTGTTGACAAAGATGCAGAGGCATTGAGGTGCCAGAAGTTGCTtgtggaggaggaagaagctgCTCAGAGAAG GAAAGCTGAGCTATTAGAAATCAAAAGACAAAAGAAGTTGCGACAGAAGGAACAGAAGGCAAGAGATCAAACAAATGAGGAAAAAGTGGATATCGTTGTGATGGCTGATTCTTTAGATGATCCATTGATGGCAGGAGTATCCAGTCCTCCAGCATCATCTGATTCAAACTCTAGCAGCAATCTTGATGTTTCAGTGGATGACTCCTGCCTAGAAATGGTCCACTTAAATAAAGATCAGGATGTTGAAGCACAAAAGCTTttcaatgaaaattttgaaatggcTGTTCAGAATGTTGAACCCCAGCTGGTGCTGGCAAAAAGTCAAGAGCAACTTGCTAACAGCCAATGGCAGGTACAAAAACCCCAGAGGCCTGGACGGAATGGTTTTTATGGTAGTCAGAATCATCAAGATTTGAAAGTTGAGCCTGTGCAGAAACATGGACCTCCTAGTGTTAGGGGGCCTGTTATTGATGGCAAGATATGGACAAGGAAAGTTAGACCGGAAAATAATGAGAGCTTGAGGCAGGTGTCACAGAAAACGGAAATAAGCCAAAACCAAAGTGATTGTGAAGTAATGATTGGACTGATATCTGTGCCTGTGAAAAATTGCACTCAACACCAGCATGGCAATAACCTAGAGGAAGCACAAGATGACTCTGGCAACAAACAGGATTCAGAGCCTAAGAAACATAATATTCctgaaaatcaaaataaaaatgttcatTCTAAGTACACAACAAACAGACCAGCAAACAAGCATTGGAGGCCTGTGAGCAGGCATGACGGGGGCAGACAAGATCAAGAAGACGGGGTTTTAGTGAAAGTTGATGATCAAACTTTATCCAGTGAAAAATTTCAGCAATCACATTCCATGGTCAATGGCAATAACAAGAATCATTCTTGTCTACCACCAGAAGGAAACACTCATTCAGAAGGCTTACCATTATGCAGTAGTGTTGCAAAAGCTTTTCTTGCTCAGA GATGGAAGGAGGCCATCTCAGCTGATCATGTGAAATTGGTCCTTTCCCCTGCTCCTGAAGCTCAATGTGACACTCTCGAAGCAACCAGTCCCAGCGTAAGATTTTCAGGAACATAA
- the LOC115999706 gene encoding SKP1-like protein 21: MAVVKPEMKSFIWLQTADGSIQQVEEEVAMFCPMICREVLQSGMGSSKNYAITLPQRVNPAILGLILDYCRFHQLPGRSNKERKTYDEKFIRLDTNKLCELASAADSLQLRPLVDLTCRALARMIEGKSPEEIRETFHLPDDLTEEEKLEPLRNMTDDPRIRLLNRLYARKRKELKEKQKLKNVEVEEEQCLDERSVDDLLSFINGGDGDTKGVRANKNKKKNRRKKDQAKNSSSSEPGSNSKEHNCLPSSQPSGATDDVPSPSRTSKQQGSASAILSPKLDFDDGDIDDELDPAMKEELDREVEDFARRLNSVWPERMQELLSLGQERRLVPISMNGNGSLRRCTE, from the exons ATGGCAGTCGTCAAACCAGAG ATGAAGTCATTTATCTGGCTCCAAACTGCTGATGGTTCAATTCAACAAGTAGAGGAAGAGGTCGCAATGTTTTGCCCTATGATTTGTAGAGAAGTTCTTCAATCTGGCATGGGTTCCTCCAAAAATTATGCAATAACACTACCTCAAAGAGTAAATCCTGCTATCTTGGGCTTAATACTGGATTACTGCCGATTCCATCAATTACCAGGTCGCTCTAATAAG GAACGCAAAACTTATGATGAAAAGTTCATCCGGTTGGATACAAATAAGTTATGTGAGTTAGCTTCTGCTGCCGATAGTCTCCAGCTGAGGCCTTTGGTTGATCTTACCTGCCGTGCACTTGCTCGGATGATTGAAGGCAAAAGTCCTGAGGAAATACGTGAAACCTTCCATTTACCTGATGACCTAACAGAG GAAGAGAAATTGGAGCCCTTGAGAAATATGACTGACGATCCACGGATCCGACTTCTCAATCGACTTTATGCACGTAAAAGGAAAGagttaaaagaaaaacagaaaTTAAAG AATGTCGAGGTGGAAGAAGAGCAGTGTTTGGATGAGCGCTCCGTCGATGATCTTTTGTCATTCATAAATGGTGGAGATGGAG ACACAAAAGGAGTACGAGctaataagaataaaaagaaaaatcgacGAAAGAAAGATCAAGCTAAAAATTCTTCAAGTAGTGAGCCTGGAAGCAACAGTAAG GAGCATAATTGTCTTCCCTCCAGCCAGCCAAGTGGTGCCACTGATGACGTGCCTTCTCCAAGTAGAACTTCTAAGCAGCAAGGTTCTGCATCTGCTATACTGTCGCCTAAGCTTGACTTTGATGACGGTGATATTGACGATGAGTTAGATCCCGCAATGAAGGAAGAACTTGACAG GGAGGTTGAGGATTTTGCTCGGAGGCTAAACTCCGTCTGGCCGGAGAGGATGCAGGAGCTTCTATCTTTGGGTCAAGAGCGGAGGCTTGTACCAATATCTATGAATGGTAATGGTTCTCTTAGGAGATGTACAGAATAG